The Deinococcus metalli genome includes the window GCTGGGCCGCGCCTCCACCGCGCTCATCCGCCGCCGGCTCGCCACCTTCGTGACGCCGGGCGCTCAGGGCACCCTGAGCCGCCTGTGTATGGAGGTCGTCCAGACCGGAAGCACCCGGCAGGGCGAACTGCAGCTGCTCACGGGCGACCGCCAGACGGCGGACGTGCTGACGACCCTTGGTCCCCTCAGGGGAACAGACCAGCCGTCCGGCTATTACTTGGTGATGACGGACATCACCGCGTACAAGCAGGCCCACCGGGACCTGCTCGACCAGACCGCGGCCTACGCCGACCGGGAAGAGACCCAGGCCGCGTCGATCCGCGCCTCGAATGTGGAACTGACCCAGGTGATGCTCGCGTTCGTGCAGCAGTTGAACTTGCCACTGGGCCGTGCCCACGCCTTCCTGGCCATGGCCCGGCAGTCCGCCGGGCCATCAACCGAGCCGATGGATCACGCCCTGCAGCAGGTGGACCGCGCCCTGCAGGAGATCGTGACCCTGATGACGTCGGTCAGCGGGTATACGCAACTACGGGTGGATCCCATGCTGGTCCGCCCGGTGAAGCTTGAATCCGTGCTGCGTTCGGCGCTGAGCACGGTGCGGGCGGTGATGGCCGAGCGGGACGTGCACGTCACCCATGATCCCCTGCCGACGGTCCTGGGGGACAGCCGCAGCCTGCAGCTGATCTTCGCGGAATTACTCGGCAACGCACTGAAATACACGCGGACCCGCAAGGTGACGCACATCCACATTTCGGTGCGGGAGGACGAGCAGGAGGTCGTCTTCGGGGTGGAGGACAATGGCGTGGGGTTCAACATGCGGCACAAGGACAGGCTGTTTCGGCTGTTCGGGCGACTGCATTCGGCCCGGGAGTACGAGGGCACCGGAGTTGGCCTGCTCTCGGTGCGGTGGGTGGTCGAGCGGGCGGGGGGCCGGGTGTGGGCCGAGGGCAAGCCGGACCAGGGCGCTACGTTCTTCGTCGCGTGGCCGAAAGTACAGACGAGCAGCCAACATCGCAGTTGAGCAGAAGATCTGCCCCTCCCTAGCACATGCCGGGAGCGGGCGGTTCGCCGTTTCAGGTTAGGATCGCGATGTCCCTAAGCGCCCTCGAACCCGCACACGATGATCAAAGTGCGGAGGCACAGCCTGCTACCTGGGGAGCCTGCTACCTGGGGAGGCTGAACATGACGGTGGCGCCCTGCCCCGGTTGACCTTCCGCCCACACCCGGCCCCCATGCCGCTCGACCAGGTGGCGCACCGCCGCCAGGCCCAGCCCGTGCCCTTCATCACCCAGCTGACTGCCCGGCTCAAACAGGTGCGGCGCGAACGCCGGGTCGAACCCAGCCCCGTTGTCGCGCACGAACACGACGTGCCCTTCTGGGTGCGCTTCCCCCCACACCTCGATCCGCGCATCGTCCCCGGTAAACGTCAGGGCATTGCGCAGCAGTGCACGCAGCACCTCGCGCAGCACCTCCCGGTCCCCTCGCACCACCGGTAGATGGCCCACGTGCCAATCGATGCGGCGGTTCAGGGTCTCGCCGTCCAGCTCACTCTGGACCACGCGGGTCAGGGCGCCCAGATCCACCAGTCCGATGCTCATGGGCCGGCGGGTGAGCTCCGCGTAGTCCAACAGGGCGTCCAGGCGCGAATACAAGTGGTTCAGTCGGTCTCGGGCGTCTTCTCCTTCAACCGATGGCGTCAGCCGGTCGAGGTCCCGGCGCAGGTCCAGCCACACCGCCTCACTGAACGCCAGGCTCTCGTCCCGCGCCGCCTGCACTTTCTCCGTCCATGCCTGAGGACGCAGCTGCGTTCGCTGCACCTCTCCAGCCCGTTCCAGCGCCAGCCCGAGATGCACCGCCACGGTCTCCAGCGCTGCGCGGTCCGGCGTGCTCCACGGCGTGCTGTCCCGCCGCGTGACCTCCAGCGCGCCCCGCACCTCGCCGTGCACATGCACTGATTCACGTTCCGTGAGTTGCCGGGCCACGTGCGGCAGCGGCTGGATGGCCACGCTCTCCGGCACCGGCAGGCGTTCGAGCAGGCCCTCCGCTGGCGGCTGCCCGGCCTCGCCCTGGACCACCCAGTGCTTGCCCGTCAGCGTCCAGTACCTGACGAACGTACCCGGGAAGAGCAGGTGCACGAGGCGTACGGCATGGAGCACCACCGTGTCCGGATCACTCAAGAAGGCCGGCTCGCGCTCCAGGGCCACGAACGCCTCCAGGGCCTCGTGGCGGCGCCGCAGCTGGCGGAGTTCCGCATCCTGCGCCTCAGCGGCCCACGTGCGCTCCAGCGCGAGTTGCAACGCGCGGCCCACCGCCAGGTAGACCAGCCGCTCGCGCTCCGTGAACGCCGGCGCGTGTGTCGCCCCCAGCCCGAAGACGCCGATGGGCTGGTCCGCGCGCCAGATCGGGAACACGGCGCCCGCCCGGTAGTCCGCGCTTTCGGGCACGTGCTGCTCGGCGGCGTTCCATTCGGAGAACACGGCGCGCGCCGTGGAGAACATCAGCGCCAACATCGGCATCG containing:
- a CDS encoding sensor histidine kinase, whose product is MTHEASLPPPDPLASIHTSPAPTLLLDAHCTVQDANDAACALLGRASTALIRRRLATFVTPGAQGTLSRLCMEVVQTGSTRQGELQLLTGDRQTADVLTTLGPLRGTDQPSGYYLVMTDITAYKQAHRDLLDQTAAYADREETQAASIRASNVELTQVMLAFVQQLNLPLGRAHAFLAMARQSAGPSTEPMDHALQQVDRALQEIVTLMTSVSGYTQLRVDPMLVRPVKLESVLRSALSTVRAVMAERDVHVTHDPLPTVLGDSRSLQLIFAELLGNALKYTRTRKVTHIHISVREDEQEVVFGVEDNGVGFNMRHKDRLFRLFGRLHSAREYEGTGVGLLSVRWVVERAGGRVWAEGKPDQGATFFVAWPKVQTSSQHRS
- a CDS encoding sensor histidine kinase — its product is MLPATPDDAATDPYAAALTAFMQFTERSTVAHDPVALGQLAVEVMDAFFPDGTSAYYELDGEFAKARAMSASTTPALAAVVRQGLPRTMPMLALMFSTARAVFSEWNAAEQHVPESADYRAGAVFPIWRADQPIGVFGLGATHAPAFTERERLVYLAVGRALQLALERTWAAEAQDAELRQLRRRHEALEAFVALEREPAFLSDPDTVVLHAVRLVHLLFPGTFVRYWTLTGKHWVVQGEAGQPPAEGLLERLPVPESVAIQPLPHVARQLTERESVHVHGEVRGALEVTRRDSTPWSTPDRAALETVAVHLGLALERAGEVQRTQLRPQAWTEKVQAARDESLAFSEAVWLDLRRDLDRLTPSVEGEDARDRLNHLYSRLDALLDYAELTRRPMSIGLVDLGALTRVVQSELDGETLNRRIDWHVGHLPVVRGDREVLREVLRALLRNALTFTGDDARIEVWGEAHPEGHVVFVRDNGAGFDPAFAPHLFEPGSQLGDEGHGLGLAAVRHLVERHGGRVWAEGQPGQGATVMFSLPR